Proteins from a single region of Dictyostelium discoideum AX4 chromosome 5 chromosome, whole genome shotgun sequence:
- the pldY gene encoding phospholipase D3: MIINRLFIIIVLFFVNVNSKIISESTLNSCQGGTIQIAESIPLGLDISTNLSTHDAWMDLITNAQESIDLGFFYFTLLGGSDLDPVYGGQLGIDIFNAIVEAHSRGINVRIVQNEPSESFPDTETQTLAKLGIQVRSIDWVSLVGSGVLHTKLIIIDESSAYVGSANADWSSLAQVKELGIVLKNCPTMVADTEIAFQQYWNAADFTSLPINDWGSNYQALFNNTNMASLSLNNNNNNNNKNKNNDNDGSGTNQMYEMFLAVSPPQFQSTYRTGDIDALMDAINNADQSICITVMDYTPTTLYNDPNTYWPLIDNALRAAAFNRNVQVRMLISHWNYTSPIIPQWLHSLNQVDNIQVRWFVVPDFSTNPQIPYTRVNHAKFMVTEKQSYVGTSNWSQDYFTVTGGLSYNVFNNDFTNQLQSIFNRDWNSPYTQPIQNF, encoded by the exons atgatcataaatcgtttatttattattattgtattattttttgtaaatgtAAATTCTAAAATCATTTCTGAATCAACTTTAAATTCTTGTCAAGGTGGTACAATTCAAATTGCAGAATCAATTCCACTTGGACTTGATATTAGTACAAATCTTTCAACTCATGATG catgGATGGATTTAATTACAAATGCTcaagaatcaattgatttaggatttttttattttacattaTTAGGTGGTTCAGATTTGGATCCGGTTTATGGTGGACAACTAggtattgatatttttaatgcAATAGTTGAAGCACATTCAAGAGGTATTAATGTTAGAATTGTACAAAACGAACCATCAGAATCATTTCCAGATACTGAAACACAAACATTGGCAAAACTAGGTATTCAAGTTAGATCAATTGATTGGGTATCATTGGTTGGATCTGGTGTACTTCATACAAAGTTAATAATTATCGATGAAAGTAGTGCATACGTTGGTAGTGCAAATGCAGATTGGAGTTCATTAGCACAAGTTAAAGAATTGggtatagttttaaaaaattgtccAACAATGGTTGCTGATACTGAAATTGCATTTCAACAATATTGGAATGCAGCTGATTTTACATCATTACCAATCAATGATTGGGGTAGTAATTATCAAGCATTATTTAATAACACAAATATGGCAAGTTTAtcattgaataataataataataataataataaaaataaaaataatgataatgatggtagTGGTACCAATCAAATGTATGAAATGTTTTTAGCGGTATCACCACCACAATTTCAATCTACATATCGTACTGGTGATATTGATGCATTAATGGATGCTATTAATAATGCAGATCAATCAATTTGTATTACTGTAATGGATTATACACCAACAACACTCTATAATGATCCAAATACATATTGgccattaattgataatgcaTTGAGAGCTGCTGCATTCAATAGAAATGTTCAAGTTAGAATGTTAATTAGTCATTGGAATTATACTTCCCCAATTATACCACAATGGTTACATTCATTGAATCAAGTGGATAATATTCAAGTTAGATGGTTTGTTGTACCTGATTTCTCAACAAATCCACAAATTCCTTACACAAGAGTAAATCATGCTAAATTTATGGTAACTGAAAAACAATCTTATGTTGGTACTTCAAATTGGTCTCAAGATTATTTCACTGTCACTGGTGGTTTATCATATAatgtatttaataatgatttcacaaatcaattacaatcaaTCTTTAATAGAGATTGGAATTCACCTTATACTcaaccaattcaaaatttttaa
- the gerC gene encoding germination protein p109, with protein sequence MNIRNSLILIISSIFVLSFINGGLTSDPTCVGAPDGQVYLFSSWDFQGERYVYNISQGYLSLPDGFRNNVQSFISGADVCFVKWYPSEQYQITAGESHRNYAALTNFGQRMDAIIPGNCSNIVCSSK encoded by the coding sequence atgaatatcagaaattctttaatcttaattatttcaagcatttttgttttatcatTCATTAATGGTGGTTTAACATCTGATCCAACTTGTGTTGGTGCTCCTGATGGTCAAGTTTACTTATTCTCCAGTTGGGATTTCCAAGGTGAACGTTATGTTTACAATATCTCTCAAGGTTATCTCTCTTTACCTGACGGTTTCCGTAACAATGTTCAATCATTTATTAGTGGTGCTGATGTATGTTTTGTTAAATGGTACCCAAGTGAACAATATCAAATCACTGCTGGTGAATCTCATAGAAATTATGCGGCTCTTACAAATTTCGGTCAAAGAATGGACGCTATAATTCCTGGAAATTGTTCAAATATTGTTTGttcatcaaaataa
- the smlA gene encoding hypothetical protein, whose product MEEIKETVEKKNKEKKYLNDYKIISEGNNIKVLQKKDFKPKFSLVSYKNYEQNFDFENAKIVSTNFAIDRHIKMKNPPDPFVFIKMPSSKLVQSQLKLYYENEGYKDIPVWITPCSAFMRYIKSYPIVGTVTETMEKKKGFTNRFLSTSETKASVSVGFFGCESSMEVTSGYEYEDTVTSEETRSWSQTLNEGSYIVYQNVLVYAYIIYGGSYKPYIDQMNKFNPGLNIKFFREDKCIFFVPINRDDAFTLRYQDNTWDPVEYDVLIDYLGQNQDKWFSGGLP is encoded by the coding sequence atggaagaaataaaagaaactgttgaaaaaaaaaataaagaaaaaaagtatttaaatgattataaaataatttctgaaggtaataatattaaagttttacaaaaaaaagatttcaaaccaaaattttcattggtatcatataaaaattatgaacaaaattttgattttgaaaatgctAAAATTGTTTCAACCAATTTTGCCATCGATCGTCATATAAAGATGAAGAATCCACCAGATCcatttgtatttattaaaatgcCATCTTCAAAGCTTGTTCAAAGTCAGTTAAAACTTTACTATGAAAATGAAGGTTATAAGGATATTCCAGTATGGATTACACCATGTTCAGCATTTATGAGATACATTAAATCGTATCCAATTGTTGGAACTGTAACAGAGACAatggaaaagaaaaaaggtTTCACCAATAGATTCTTATCAACTAGTGAAACCAAAGCATCAGTTTCAGTCGGATTCTTTGGTTGTGAATCATCGATGGAAGTTACAAGTGGTTATGAATATGAAGACACTGTTACATCTGAAGAAACTAGAAGTTGGAGTCAAACTTTAAATGAAGGTTCTTATATTGTTTATCAAAACGTTTTAGTTTATGCTTATATAATCTATGGTGGTAGTTATAAACCATACATTGatcaaatgaataaatttaatccTGGATTAAATATCAAATTCTTTAGAGAAGATAAATGTATCTTTTTTGTACCAATTAATCGTGATGATGCCTTCACTCTTCGTTATCAAGATAATACATGGGATCCAGTTGAATATgatgttttaattgattactTGGGTCAAAATCAAGATAAATGGTTTTCTGGTGGTTTAccatga
- the pcna gene encoding proliferating cell nuclear antigen, with protein MFEARLLQASLLKKILESIKDLVESANFDCSPEGISLQAMDGTHVTLINLVLRNEGFETYNCDRSLSLGLSLVSLSKILKCAGNDDTLTIRARDNESDTVTFVFESPKNDRVSDFEIKLIDIKNEQYSIRKSDYSAVIKMPSAELQRICRDLSIIGEIVTISANKEGVKFSVSGDSGSGNITIKPTSDSDVPAEQATVIESKEPVVLNFALKFLSNFTKATPLSPMVTLSMSEGIPVVVEYKIDDLGFLGFFLAPKIE; from the exons ATGTTTGAAGCCCGTTTATTACAAGCATCACTTCTTAAGAAGATTTTAGAAAGTATCAAAGATTTAGTAGAGTCAGCCAACTTTGATTGTAGTCCAGAAGGTATCTCATTACAAGCTATGGATGGTACTCATGTCACTTTAATCAATTTAGTTTTACGTAATGAAGGTTTTGAAACTTACAACTGTGACAGATCATTATCCCTCGGTTTAAGTCTAGTTTCACTCTCAAAGATTCTCAAATGTGCTGGTAATGATGATACCCTCACCATTAGAGCTCGTGATAATGAATCTGATACCGTTACTTTTGTTTTCGAATCACCAA agaaTGATAGAGTTagtgattttgaaattaaattaatcgATATTAAGAATGAACAATATAGTATCCGTAAATCAGATTACTCTGCAGTTATTAAGATGCCATCAGCTGAACTCCAAAGAATTTGTAGAGATCTCTCCATCATTGGTGAAATTGTTACCATTAGTGCCAATAAAGAAGGTGTTAAATTCTCTGTTTCAGGTGATTCAGGTTCTGGTAACATTACCATTAAACCAACCTCTGACTCTGATGTCCCAGCCGAACAAGCTACCGTCATTGAATCAAAAGAACCAGTCGTCCTTAACTTTGCCTTAAAATTCCTTTCAAACTTTACCAAAGCTACTCCACTCTCACCAATGGTTACTCTTTCAATGTCTGAAGGTATCccagttgttgttgaatacAAAATAGACGATTTAGGCTTTTTAGGATTCTTCCTTGCACCTAAAATTGAATAA
- a CDS encoding alpha/beta hydrolase fold-3 domain-containing protein yields the protein MDPESFGLDKTAIEICNSYMPVLDIEPRLIREGFKSLYDIQKKHISKTKQYQLNKENGGSLMDVHFFYPNGYEQNPVDHKYKAIFYIHGGGFMVDGIKKLPREISDRTNSILIYPDYGLTPEFKYPLGLKQCYQLFTDIMNGNFNPFNDLINDSISIVGESSGGNFALSLPLMLKLNNSTFFKKISKVLVYYPITDCNFETPSYNRFSEKFYLTKEGMKWCWNHYTNNDSERDEITCCPLKATIDQLKDFPETLVITAETDVLSSEGEQFGLKLSNANVKVSVLRILKTIHGFVSLDQTNDSIACRVGMDLSMNFLNNISNSSIINENNNKTLLQLV from the coding sequence atggatCCAGAATCATTTGGTTTAGATAAAACAGCAATTGAAATTTGTAATAGTTATATGCCAGTATTAGATATCGAACCAAGATTAATTAGAGAAggttttaaatcattatatgATATTCAAAAGAAACATATTAGTAAAACCaaacaatatcaattaaataaagagaATGGTGGTAGTTTAATGGATGTTCATTTCTTTTATCCAAATGGTTATGAACAAAATCCAGTCGACCATAAATATAAAGCGATATTTTATATTCACGGTGGTGGTTTTATGGTTGAcggtattaaaaaattaccaaGAGAAATTAGTGATAgaacaaattcaattttaatttatccaGATTATGGATTAACACCAGAGTTTAAATATCCATTAGGTTTAAAACAATGCTACCAATTATTCACAGATATAATGAATGGCAATTTCAACCCATTCAATGATTTAATcaatgattcaatttcaatagtTGGTGAGAGTTCAGGTGGAAATTTCGCACTTTCTCTACCATtaatgttaaaattaaataattcaacattttttaagaaaatttcaaaagtttTAGTATACTATCCAATTACAGATTGCAATTTTGAAACACCATCCTATAATAGATTCTCAGAGAAATTCTATTTAACAAAGGAAGGTATGAAATGGTGTTGGAATCATTATACAAATAATGATTCCGAGAGGGATGAAATCACTTGTTGTCCATTGAAAGCCACAATCgatcaattaaaagattttccAGAAACTTTGGTTATCACTGCTGAAACCGATGTCTTAAGTTCTGAAGGTGAACaatttggtttaaaattatcaaatgcaAATGTTAAAGTTTCAGTtttaagaattttaaaaacaattcatgGTTTCGTTTCACTTGACCAAACAAATGATAGTATCGCTTGTAGAGTTGGTATGGATTTATCAATgaactttttaaataatatctcAAATagttcaattattaatgaaaataataataaaactttattacaattagtttaa
- a CDS encoding hypothetical protein (P22549 Cyclic nucleotide phosphodiesterase inhibitor precursor (PDI)), whose product MTKILYLIIYLTLTIVKGAPLYNCKKLNCSSMNTNCKVFGCSPMFGCFETSKCPQSNVDICHTNHCDENTGSCYQIADTCNDGNNNTIDSCGPYGCVNTPVNPPEPTQSCEQKCNDNNPCTVDFCDFRGDCYHYETRCSDYDACTLDTCGEKGCEYRPMNCDDNNPCTADFCSMLYGCYHEPIECSVKVPCRTDSQCNRNNFCETYSCDLSSNICDYYTRDCGGNPCINNECRTGTITN is encoded by the exons atgacaaaaattttatatttaattatttatttaacatTAACAATTGTAAAAGGTGCTCCACTatataattgtaaaaaattaaattgttcaAGTATGAATACAAATTGTAAAGTTTTTGGTTGTTCTCCAATGTTTGGTTGTTTTGAAACAAGTAAATGCCCACAAAGTAATGTTGATATTTGTCATACCAATCATTGTGATGAAAATACTGGAAGTTGTTATCAAATTGCTGATACTTGTAAtgatggaaataataatacaattgatAGTTGTGGTCCATATGGTTGTGTGAACACACCAGTAAATCCCCCAGAACCAACTCAATCATGTGAACAAAAATGTAACGATAATA ATCCTTGTACAGTTGATTTTTGTGATTTCCGTGGAGATTGTTATCATTATGAAACTCGTTGTTCAGATTATGATGCATGTACACTTGATACTTGTGGTGAAAAAGGATGTGAATATAGACCAATGAATTgtgatgataata accCTTGTACAGCTGATTTTTGTTCAATGTTATATGGTTGTTATCATGAACCAATCGAATGTTCAGTTAAAGTACCATGTAGGACTGATTCTCAATGCAATAGAAACAATTTCTGTGAAACTTATTCTTGTGATTTAAGTTCAAACATTTGTGACTATTATACCAGAGATTGTGGTGGTAATCCatgtattaataatgaatgtAGAACTGGtacaattacaaattaa